Proteins from a genomic interval of Treponema brennaborense DSM 12168:
- a CDS encoding aldose 1-epimerase family protein translates to MVTLKNDRYEAVIDSHGAELHSLRSIADGTEYIWNGDPSVWKFHAPVLFPHVGRIKDQYMTSGGKTYALAVNGFSRDMEHTLLERSDTSAVWELTESAETVGKFPWKFSLKTYYELNGAGISFRTEVTNTDSEEMSFSLGSHTAFCCPRGTEKESFGDYRIEFEKREPLTAVCLTENGYLEPDADGTCPCTRPYGETERGVIPLTEKGFGTGHFFTAFTSDWIGVRNRKTGSLVKVNTAGYPYVMIWQNAGEPRFVCIEPWYGTPDPDNTDHRWEHKPALISLAPGESFRADQSISIE, encoded by the coding sequence ATGGTTACACTTAAAAACGACCGTTATGAAGCGGTTATTGACAGTCACGGAGCCGAGTTGCATTCTCTCCGCAGTATTGCCGACGGAACCGAATATATTTGGAACGGCGATCCTTCGGTATGGAAGTTTCACGCGCCGGTGCTCTTTCCGCATGTCGGACGGATCAAAGATCAGTATATGACGAGCGGCGGCAAAACGTACGCGCTTGCCGTAAACGGTTTTTCACGCGATATGGAGCATACGCTGCTTGAACGTTCCGATACGTCGGCCGTGTGGGAATTGACCGAATCGGCGGAAACGGTCGGCAAATTTCCGTGGAAATTTTCACTCAAAACGTATTACGAACTGAACGGCGCCGGAATTTCTTTCCGCACCGAAGTTACGAACACCGATTCCGAAGAAATGAGTTTCAGTTTGGGAAGTCATACGGCTTTTTGCTGTCCGCGCGGTACGGAAAAGGAATCTTTCGGCGATTATCGTATTGAATTTGAAAAGCGCGAACCGCTTACGGCCGTCTGCCTGACCGAAAACGGTTACTTGGAACCGGATGCGGACGGTACGTGCCCGTGTACACGGCCGTACGGTGAAACCGAACGCGGCGTGATTCCGCTTACGGAAAAAGGATTCGGTACCGGGCATTTTTTTACGGCCTTTACGTCCGATTGGATCGGTGTGAGGAACCGTAAAACGGGTTCTCTCGTTAAAGTCAATACGGCCGGGTATCCGTACGTAATGATTTGGCAGAATGCGGGAGAGCCGCGGTTCGTGTGCATCGAACCGTGGTACGGAACGCCCGATCCGGATAATACCGATCATCGGTGGGAGCATAAACCCGCTTTGATTTCGCTCGCACCGGGTGAATCGTTTCGTGCCGATCAGTCTATCAGTATCGAGTAA
- a CDS encoding tRNA uridine-5-carboxymethylaminomethyl modification enzyme MnmG/GidA codes for MAGFYDAFDVAVVGGGHGGIEAALAASRMGLKTLLVTQTIDSIGRMSCNPSIGGIAKGNIVREIDALGGEMGRLIDKSMIQFRLLNRSRGPAVQAPRAQADKLLYAQLARHTLESAPNLSVLQDTVVDIEAAESVASLPPDSSGISEPGSLPGETRGGGASMRQKISALVTERGRRIPVRAAVLTTGTFLGGRIFIGAYDAPCGRLGEQGAFGLTQALNKLGFTTGRLKTGTPPRVLKSSIDFSVLELQQGDLDVIPFSFDTKQIDRPMVPCHLVYTNTETHRIIRENISKSPLYSGKISGIGPRYCPSIEDKVMRFAERERHQLFVEPEGLTTDEMYINGFSSSLPEDVQDSFLRTLPGFADAVVSRPGYAVEYDFIDPTQLFPSLETKPVAGLFTAGQINGTSGYEEAAGQGLVAGINAALYAKAHALLCGPFPCHPDRRADIPSYEPLVLSRSEAYIGVLIDDLVTLGTKEPYRMFTARAEYRLKLRHDTADRRLCGKGFAAGLNSQSRYEAVLEKIRMEDEILALLARNPAADNPGYPAALWEEAQVDFKYKHYIEKQDKRVEKLKRMDTARIPDNFDYAAIPSLSAESRQKLEKIRPLTLGQASRISGIRNSDIMLLMVYLK; via the coding sequence ATGGCTGGATTTTACGATGCATTTGACGTCGCCGTAGTCGGGGGCGGACACGGTGGGATAGAAGCTGCGCTGGCAGCGTCCCGAATGGGACTTAAAACGCTTCTCGTTACGCAGACGATAGATTCTATCGGAAGAATGTCCTGCAATCCGTCGATCGGCGGAATAGCGAAAGGAAATATCGTCCGTGAAATAGACGCGCTCGGCGGCGAAATGGGGCGTTTGATCGATAAATCGATGATCCAATTCCGGTTGCTTAACCGAAGCCGCGGTCCCGCCGTCCAGGCGCCGCGCGCACAGGCGGATAAACTGTTGTACGCGCAGCTCGCGCGGCACACGCTTGAATCCGCGCCGAATTTATCCGTGCTGCAGGATACGGTCGTCGATATCGAAGCGGCGGAAAGCGTCGCGTCGCTGCCGCCCGACAGTTCGGGGATTTCGGAACCGGGGTCTCTGCCGGGTGAAACGCGCGGCGGCGGTGCGTCGATGCGGCAAAAAATCTCGGCGCTCGTAACGGAACGCGGCCGCAGGATTCCCGTCCGCGCCGCGGTGCTTACGACCGGAACGTTTCTCGGCGGCAGGATTTTTATCGGTGCATACGACGCGCCGTGCGGCCGTTTGGGGGAGCAGGGCGCGTTCGGTTTAACGCAGGCGTTGAATAAACTCGGATTTACGACCGGCCGGTTAAAAACCGGAACGCCGCCGCGGGTGCTGAAATCTTCCATCGATTTTTCGGTACTGGAACTGCAGCAAGGAGACCTCGACGTCATTCCGTTTTCGTTCGATACGAAACAGATCGACCGGCCGATGGTGCCGTGTCATTTAGTGTACACGAATACGGAAACGCATCGGATCATCCGGGAAAATATTTCAAAATCGCCGTTGTACAGTGGAAAAATAAGCGGTATCGGTCCCCGTTACTGCCCCTCGATTGAAGATAAAGTGATGCGGTTTGCCGAGCGCGAACGCCATCAGCTTTTTGTAGAACCGGAAGGGCTTACGACGGATGAAATGTATATAAACGGTTTTTCATCGTCTCTGCCGGAAGACGTGCAGGACTCGTTTCTGCGCACGCTGCCCGGTTTTGCAGACGCGGTTGTGTCGCGGCCGGGATATGCGGTCGAATATGATTTTATCGATCCGACGCAGCTTTTTCCGTCGCTGGAGACGAAACCCGTCGCGGGATTGTTTACTGCCGGACAAATTAACGGAACTTCCGGATATGAAGAAGCGGCGGGGCAGGGGCTCGTTGCGGGTATCAACGCGGCTTTATACGCAAAGGCTCACGCTTTGCTTTGCGGTCCGTTCCCGTGTCATCCCGACCGCCGTGCCGATATTCCGTCCTATGAGCCGCTCGTCCTGTCTCGGAGCGAAGCGTATATTGGCGTGCTTATCGACGATTTGGTTACGCTCGGAACGAAGGAACCGTACCGGATGTTTACCGCGCGGGCCGAATATCGGCTCAAACTTCGCCACGATACCGCCGATCGCCGTTTGTGCGGAAAAGGTTTCGCGGCTGGACTCAATTCGCAAAGCCGCTACGAGGCGGTTCTTGAAAAAATCCGTATGGAAGACGAGATTCTCGCGCTGCTCGCGCGGAATCCCGCCGCGGATAATCCGGGATATCCCGCCGCTTTGTGGGAAGAAGCGCAGGTCGATTTTAAATATAAACATTATATCGAAAAACAGGATAAACGGGTTGAAAAGCTTAAACGCATGGATACGGCGCGTATTCCGGATAATTTCGATTACGCCGCCATTCCGTCCCTTTCTGCCGAATCGCGGCAAAAATTGGAAAAAATTCGGCCGCTTACGCTCGGCCAGGCGAGCCGTATTTCCGGTATACGCAATTCCGATATTATGCTGCTTATGGTGTATTTAAAATAA
- a CDS encoding adenosine deaminase, producing the protein MMSVSDFISLPKIDAHNHLNLGMRYASYAPWAGFYIPDFPRKLNGLGEMHEIIGQYTRPRAKTAKDITNLLSLSIQDAVADGVSILEGSVDIQFVGHCGSIENFLKMVQDIQAKFSTRIDFRPELGMGKTFDMEKIRAWVPACLESGLFKSIDLYGPEIEDGIEDFDEIYKLAGKLGIKKKAHVGEFSNAASVRNFIEFFDLDEVQHGIGAVQDESVMQFIKDRKLRLNICPASNVMLGAVKSLADHPIKQLVAAGINVSIATDDLLFFNRTVAEQSADLVEAGTLTKEQIKTIFESNTAEYVK; encoded by the coding sequence ATGATGTCAGTATCAGATTTTATTTCTCTTCCTAAAATAGATGCGCATAATCATTTGAATTTGGGAATGAGATATGCATCATATGCGCCTTGGGCGGGGTTTTATATTCCGGATTTTCCGCGAAAATTGAACGGGTTGGGAGAAATGCACGAAATAATCGGTCAATATACCCGTCCCCGTGCAAAAACGGCAAAAGACATAACGAATTTATTATCACTTTCCATTCAGGATGCCGTCGCCGACGGCGTTTCGATTTTGGAAGGCAGCGTTGATATTCAGTTCGTAGGACATTGCGGCAGCATAGAGAATTTCCTTAAAATGGTGCAGGATATTCAGGCAAAATTCAGTACCCGAATCGATTTCAGACCTGAACTCGGTATGGGTAAAACGTTCGATATGGAAAAAATCAGAGCCTGGGTTCCGGCATGTCTGGAAAGCGGATTATTTAAAAGCATCGATTTATACGGTCCTGAAATAGAAGACGGCATAGAAGATTTTGACGAAATTTATAAACTGGCAGGAAAACTCGGCATCAAAAAAAAGGCGCACGTCGGTGAATTTTCAAACGCCGCATCGGTACGCAATTTCATAGAATTCTTCGATCTTGACGAAGTACAGCACGGAATAGGCGCCGTTCAGGATGAATCCGTCATGCAGTTCATAAAAGACCGGAAACTCAGACTGAACATCTGCCCGGCCAGCAACGTCATGCTCGGTGCGGTAAAATCACTTGCGGATCATCCCATAAAACAGTTGGTAGCCGCGGGCATAAACGTTTCGATAGCGACCGACGACCTGCTGTTTTTTAACAGAACGGTCGCGGAACAGAGTGCGGATCTCGTTGAAGCTGGTACGCTGACAAAAGAACAAATAAAAACGATATTTGAATCGAATACGGCTGAATACGTAAAATAA
- the pepF gene encoding oligoendopeptidase F: MNTTVIPERKDVPARDRWDLTALYKTTTDWERALARIPELARELVSYKGSLAQSAQTLLDALRRLAELEELSELTGSYAFLLTAEDAGNSANQEKQGRYLMTATAAEAECSFLIPELQSIDETTLSEWISTPDFNDYRIWIQKLLRMKPYILSEKEERLLTLQSESGRTARKTFSMLTNVDMDFGTVKTPEGEMPLSQTTYSQFLENPDRNIRKEAYTKFYGTFEIHKNTIASLYEGSVNQDIFEARSRGYSSAREMALFPDKIPETVYDNLITAVHENLPVLHRYYALRKKILDVPELKHYDVYVPLTKDVKTHFTYEQAVEIIRSALAPLGTEYTETLCSGLLGGWVDKYENKGKRSGAFSAGAYTGYPYILLNYKADVLRDVFTMAHEGGHSMHSLYSARSNPFMQYNYTIFEAEVASTFNEQLVFEYLLNNTHDPAMKAYLVSNRTADILATLHRQTMFAEYEMQTHALVESGTPLSVDVLRATYRKLLETYFGPDMEFEPESDLEGLRIPHFYNAFYVYKYATGISAALALAERVTNGGETERADYFAFLKSGGSRYPAESLKKAGVDMESPEPVTAALKKFERLVADLERMLLP; encoded by the coding sequence ATGAATACGACAGTTATACCTGAACGAAAAGACGTACCGGCAAGAGACCGATGGGATCTTACCGCTTTATATAAAACGACGACAGATTGGGAACGGGCGTTGGCCCGCATACCGGAACTCGCGCGCGAATTGGTATCTTATAAGGGTTCACTGGCACAGTCCGCGCAGACGCTGCTCGACGCACTGCGCAGACTTGCGGAACTGGAAGAACTTTCCGAACTGACCGGAAGCTACGCGTTCCTGCTGACTGCCGAAGACGCGGGAAATTCGGCAAATCAGGAAAAACAGGGACGATACCTCATGACCGCTACCGCGGCGGAAGCTGAATGCAGTTTTCTGATTCCGGAACTGCAGTCTATCGACGAAACGACGCTGTCGGAATGGATATCGACTCCGGACTTCAACGATTATCGGATTTGGATACAAAAACTGCTCCGCATGAAACCGTACATTCTAAGTGAAAAAGAGGAACGCCTTTTAACGCTGCAAAGTGAATCCGGCAGGACTGCCCGTAAAACGTTTTCCATGCTGACCAACGTCGACATGGACTTCGGAACGGTTAAGACGCCTGAAGGCGAAATGCCGCTCAGTCAAACGACTTATTCCCAATTCCTTGAAAATCCCGACAGGAACATCAGAAAAGAAGCGTACACGAAATTTTACGGTACGTTTGAAATCCATAAAAATACGATCGCATCACTTTACGAAGGCAGTGTAAATCAGGATATTTTTGAAGCGCGCAGCCGCGGCTATTCGTCGGCACGGGAGATGGCGCTCTTTCCCGATAAAATTCCCGAAACGGTATACGATAATCTGATCACGGCAGTGCACGAAAACCTGCCCGTTCTGCACCGCTATTACGCGCTGCGGAAAAAAATTCTGGACGTACCGGAATTGAAGCATTACGACGTGTACGTTCCGCTGACAAAAGACGTAAAAACACATTTTACCTACGAGCAAGCCGTTGAAATTATCAGAAGCGCACTCGCTCCGCTCGGTACCGAATACACCGAAACGCTTTGCAGCGGTCTGCTCGGCGGATGGGTCGATAAATACGAAAATAAAGGGAAACGTTCCGGCGCGTTTTCGGCAGGCGCCTACACGGGGTATCCGTACATTCTGCTCAATTACAAAGCGGACGTACTGCGCGACGTTTTTACGATGGCACACGAAGGCGGCCACTCGATGCATTCGCTGTATTCAGCCCGCTCGAACCCGTTCATGCAGTATAATTATACCATTTTCGAGGCAGAAGTCGCGTCTACGTTCAACGAACAACTGGTTTTCGAGTATCTGCTGAACAATACGCACGATCCTGCAATGAAGGCTTATCTGGTAAGCAACCGAACGGCGGACATACTCGCCACGCTGCACCGGCAGACGATGTTCGCAGAATATGAAATGCAGACGCACGCACTCGTGGAAAGCGGTACGCCGCTTTCCGTAGACGTATTACGCGCGACGTACCGAAAACTGCTTGAAACGTATTTCGGACCGGACATGGAGTTTGAACCGGAAAGCGATCTGGAAGGGCTGCGCATTCCGCATTTTTACAATGCCTTTTATGTATATAAATACGCAACCGGGATTTCCGCCGCCCTCGCTTTGGCGGAACGGGTTACGAACGGCGGCGAAACGGAGCGTGCCGATTATTTCGCATTTCTGAAATCGGGCGGTTCACGATATCCGGCCGAATCGCTGAAAAAGGCCGGCGTCGATATGGAATCGCCGGAACCGGTTACGGCCGCACTGAAAAAGTTTGAAAGACTCGTTGCAGACCTTGAACGGATGCTGCTCCCGTAA
- a CDS encoding RecQ family ATP-dependent DNA helicase has protein sequence MNDFEPNEPDNCGAVYTDPVRDAARNIFGISSLYPWQRLVIANIMESAEAALTAKPDIAVKNSEEPSTACCASADYDRATECAQSAECSRSAECGRDPGNRGKQIVLLPTGAGKSLCFMIPAVLFPRPTLIIYPLLALMSDQLRRIRQAGLDAAVLRGQQSAAERESNYKKLEQGAKILIANPEVLQSPAVIERLKKYRIMHAAIDEAHCIAEWGDSFRPAYTTLGSILRQLNVPVVTAFTATASPPVLERIRDVLFAPETAYLIRSSSDRQNIAYRVHRSDAKRKTVLQLVTEAERPALVFCGTRVLAQKTAYLIRELLGRDAVRFYHAGLSKEEKKDTETWFYPRTDAILCCTCAFGMGIDKPDIRTVIHLEAPPTVESYIQEAGRAGRDGRQSQAILLWSTDDSLKAKKYSPYSRERILADFAEAKSCRRQVLLDALAAERTACSGCDVCEAAEAGTVLPEISAEGSLVRTLVARNKNRWTVSEAAEILADKMNTCSPLRIWDKDDFRYVIEQLVAAGILTDTGTFQRNRLSFPGKTEIRTSRRFPPRKRNRLLRPKTDSPRQKRRISSFLNAFFAVFYGIGQCIRQNSNK, from the coding sequence GTGAACGATTTTGAACCGAACGAACCGGATAACTGCGGCGCCGTGTACACGGATCCCGTCCGCGACGCCGCCCGCAATATATTCGGCATATCGTCGCTGTATCCGTGGCAGCGGCTCGTTATTGCAAACATCATGGAATCGGCGGAAGCGGCGCTTACCGCAAAGCCGGATATCGCGGTAAAAAATTCCGAAGAACCGTCGACGGCGTGCTGCGCATCGGCTGATTACGACCGCGCAACGGAGTGCGCTCAATCTGCGGAGTGCAGCCGGTCTGCGGAGTGCGGCCGCGATCCGGGCAACAGGGGAAAACAGATCGTCCTGCTGCCTACCGGCGCAGGAAAATCACTGTGTTTTATGATTCCGGCCGTTCTGTTTCCCCGGCCGACGCTCATAATATATCCGCTGCTGGCTTTAATGTCCGACCAGCTGCGCCGGATACGGCAGGCGGGACTTGACGCCGCCGTGCTGCGCGGACAGCAGAGTGCGGCCGAACGGGAATCCAACTATAAAAAATTGGAACAGGGAGCAAAAATACTCATCGCAAACCCGGAAGTACTGCAGTCGCCGGCCGTTATCGAGCGGCTCAAAAAGTACCGGATCATGCACGCCGCCATAGATGAAGCGCACTGCATCGCGGAATGGGGCGATTCGTTCAGACCCGCGTACACGACGCTCGGCTCGATTCTGCGGCAGTTGAACGTCCCCGTTGTCACCGCTTTTACTGCGACGGCGTCTCCGCCGGTTCTTGAGCGAATACGGGACGTATTGTTCGCACCGGAAACGGCGTATCTTATACGAAGTTCGTCTGACAGACAGAATATAGCGTACCGGGTTCACAGATCGGATGCAAAACGGAAAACGGTACTGCAACTCGTCACTGAAGCGGAGCGTCCGGCACTTGTGTTCTGCGGAACGCGAGTACTGGCGCAAAAAACGGCGTATTTAATACGGGAATTGCTCGGGCGGGACGCCGTCAGATTCTACCACGCGGGCTTATCAAAAGAAGAAAAAAAGGACACAGAAACCTGGTTTTATCCGCGCACGGACGCAATTCTCTGCTGTACGTGTGCGTTCGGCATGGGAATCGATAAACCGGACATACGGACGGTCATACATCTGGAAGCACCGCCGACCGTCGAATCCTACATTCAAGAAGCGGGACGCGCCGGAAGGGACGGGCGGCAGTCGCAGGCAATTCTGCTCTGGAGTACGGACGATTCGCTCAAGGCAAAAAAATATTCGCCGTACAGCAGGGAACGCATACTCGCCGATTTTGCGGAAGCGAAAAGCTGCCGGAGACAGGTACTGCTCGACGCGCTGGCGGCCGAACGGACAGCCTGCAGCGGCTGCGACGTATGCGAGGCTGCGGAAGCGGGAACGGTACTACCCGAAATATCCGCGGAAGGGAGTCTCGTCCGTACACTCGTAGCCCGAAATAAAAACAGATGGACGGTATCCGAAGCGGCGGAAATCCTTGCGGATAAAATGAATACCTGCTCTCCGCTCAGAATATGGGATAAAGACGATTTCAGATACGTGATCGAACAACTGGTGGCGGCCGGCATTTTAACCGATACGGGCACTTTTCAACGGAATAGACTGTCGTTCCCCGGCAAAACGGAAATCAGAACGAGTCGCCGTTTTCCACCGCGGAAGCGGAACCGGCTTCTGCGGCCGAAGACGGATTCTCCGCGGCAGAAGCGGCGTATATCTTCTTTTTTAAACGCTTTTTTTGCGGTTTTTTACGGTATCGGACAATGTATACGACAAAATTCAAATAAATAA
- a CDS encoding OmpA family protein produces the protein MNVKKIPHTVLLCLLTVLVCAPLPAVRFRFQYAAGDAYRILSTVRENVLVNGRFDHYAEIVNRISVEVTEATESSGTHTAVFMTTENSTGTGNTQFTWGEEYTSIFTRDSSGRYVIGDEYFMPVVRDVPLFPDEELSPGDTWTAAGHEAHDMRRTFDLKTPYKVPFTASYTYTGTTEKDGRTLHIIEVRYNLYFDSPSAAETDTAARKNVNSAAHGTAAQGASANSASANGGGAYRDYPVTTMGYSHQTIYWDNERGAIDHYNEDFRIIVESAYGNTFEFSGKAQAEVQEFASRSADRLADVRERIDQLGIENAQVRADEKGLTISLENIQFKADSAVLLESEKMKLRKIAEILSLFPENDLLITGHTALAGTAASRTALSEQRAKAVAEYLMQLGIRDSYHIFTQGLGGEHPIAPNTTEANKARNRRVEITVMDK, from the coding sequence ATGAACGTGAAAAAAATACCGCACACCGTACTGCTCTGTTTGCTGACCGTACTCGTCTGCGCACCGCTGCCGGCGGTTCGGTTCCGATTTCAATACGCAGCAGGAGACGCGTACCGAATATTGTCTACCGTGCGGGAAAACGTGTTGGTAAACGGCCGATTCGACCATTATGCGGAAATCGTCAACCGCATTTCCGTCGAAGTAACGGAGGCAACCGAATCGTCGGGAACTCATACGGCGGTCTTTATGACTACCGAAAATTCCACCGGAACCGGAAACACGCAGTTCACGTGGGGTGAAGAATATACGAGCATTTTCACCAGAGACAGCTCCGGCCGGTATGTCATCGGCGACGAATATTTTATGCCGGTCGTTCGGGACGTACCTCTTTTTCCCGATGAGGAACTGTCCCCCGGCGACACCTGGACAGCCGCCGGACACGAAGCGCACGACATGCGCCGGACGTTCGATCTTAAAACACCGTACAAGGTTCCGTTTACCGCTTCATATACGTACACGGGTACGACGGAAAAAGACGGCAGAACGCTGCATATAATAGAAGTTCGTTATAATTTATATTTCGACAGCCCTTCTGCCGCCGAAACCGATACGGCGGCACGGAAAAATGTAAATTCCGCAGCACACGGTACCGCCGCGCAGGGTGCTTCGGCAAACAGCGCTTCGGCAAACGGCGGCGGCGCATACCGCGATTATCCGGTTACCACGATGGGGTATTCGCACCAAACCATCTATTGGGACAACGAGCGCGGCGCAATCGATCATTATAATGAAGATTTCCGCATTATTGTAGAAAGTGCGTACGGAAATACGTTCGAGTTTTCCGGTAAAGCCCAAGCCGAAGTGCAGGAGTTCGCGTCCCGGTCGGCGGATCGGCTTGCAGACGTCCGTGAACGGATCGATCAGTTGGGAATTGAAAACGCACAGGTCAGAGCCGATGAAAAAGGGCTCACCATAAGTCTTGAAAACATACAATTCAAGGCCGATTCTGCCGTACTGCTTGAAAGCGAAAAAATGAAACTCCGGAAAATTGCGGAAATCCTGAGTCTGTTTCCCGAAAACGATTTACTGATAACCGGACACACTGCGCTCGCCGGAACAGCCGCGTCGCGTACGGCGCTTTCGGAACAGCGCGCCAAAGCCGTCGCCGAATATCTGATGCAGCTGGGCATTCGCGATTCGTATCATATTTTCACGCAGGGACTCGGCGGCGAACACCCGATCGCGCCTAATACGACGGAGGCGAACAAAGCCCGCAACCGGCGCGTAGAAATAACCGTTATGGACAAATAA
- a CDS encoding Holliday junction resolvase-like protein, whose protein sequence is MNSMIRFAAALSGRELLFLTLSVFGFILVCAFCVAVGIRIGRLGSDRRIRSERRDAVRRSKSVVTGLVSEQLAPFLPGFPCNPADVRFVGKPVDFIGFCSDSGGDRVEEVLFIEVKTGSGSLSARERSVKQAVEAGRVRYIEYRIG, encoded by the coding sequence ATGAATTCAATGATCAGGTTCGCGGCGGCGCTTTCAGGCCGGGAACTGCTGTTTTTAACACTTTCGGTTTTCGGTTTTATACTCGTTTGTGCGTTTTGCGTTGCCGTCGGTATCAGAATCGGCCGGCTCGGCAGCGACCGGCGCATCAGATCGGAACGGCGCGACGCGGTTCGGCGCTCGAAATCCGTCGTAACGGGACTCGTTTCCGAACAGCTGGCTCCGTTTCTGCCCGGTTTTCCGTGCAATCCGGCCGACGTGCGGTTCGTGGGCAAACCGGTCGACTTTATCGGGTTTTGCAGCGATTCCGGCGGCGACCGGGTGGAAGAGGTTCTTTTTATCGAAGTAAAAACCGGTTCCGGCTCTCTTTCCGCCCGTGAACGCTCGGTAAAGCAGGCCGTGGAAGCGGGGCGCGTGCGCTATATCGAATACCGGATCGGCTGA
- a CDS encoding putative bifunctional diguanylate cyclase/phosphodiesterase has protein sequence MSDKLIFKSVESYKPNLIVVAKPVCDTTGKPVDFHITDTNRFGAELIGCVTQLEGLPLSVFFTNISDAGIGTELIRQALQNDPETQLVFFSHKLQLWLRVMTEMMTDGNLMATILDVTNDKLREEQLKQQNDRLAALTDELEQSRQVLRYKLNKIEALNMELSHIAYHDMLTGLKNRSCFNKDINLLTTQISTAVKIFGIMIIDIDNMKNINDSRGHTAGDMLLCNAANALRQFKKDTIQLYRFGGDEFLVLATELETRDSMITVSDVIMEAFETAEISISAGITLYPDDSILPDQLLKFADMALHEVKKQGKHNSLFFSRSMQDEFLNRLNIETKLQKAINGQSFEMYFQPQVDISRNKLRGFEALIRWYDPELGWIPPSKFIPIAEETRQVIALGEWVLETACRTLKRWQEEYRFTGIISVNISPVQLKKASFIYDLEQLIAEQDIDPTKLEIEITEGVFIENMESVVSILTQIKSMGIGISLDDFGTGYSSFNYLQILPLTALKIDKSFISNIAARNSVEADITDAIVALVTKLGLDTIAEGVETVEQLQVLQSINCRTTQGFLTGKPMPISLCEKMLSGDESAILRIETENRQPIRYSI, from the coding sequence ATGTCAGATAAGTTAATATTTAAAAGTGTAGAGAGTTATAAACCTAATTTAATTGTTGTAGCGAAGCCGGTTTGCGACACCACAGGCAAACCGGTTGATTTTCATATAACCGATACCAACCGGTTCGGTGCCGAACTGATCGGCTGCGTGACGCAGCTCGAAGGGCTGCCGCTTTCCGTCTTTTTCACAAACATTTCCGACGCAGGCATCGGAACCGAACTGATACGGCAGGCATTGCAGAACGATCCCGAAACGCAGCTCGTGTTTTTTTCGCATAAATTACAGCTGTGGCTTCGCGTCATGACAGAAATGATGACCGACGGCAACCTGATGGCCACCATACTCGACGTAACTAACGACAAACTGCGGGAAGAACAGCTGAAACAGCAGAACGACCGCCTGGCGGCGTTGACGGACGAATTGGAGCAGTCGCGGCAAGTGCTTCGATATAAATTGAACAAAATCGAAGCGCTGAACATGGAGCTCAGCCACATCGCGTACCACGACATGCTCACCGGTTTAAAAAACCGCAGCTGCTTTAACAAAGATATCAATCTGCTGACCACGCAAATTTCGACCGCCGTCAAAATCTTCGGCATCATGATCATCGATATTGACAACATGAAAAATATCAACGATTCCAGAGGACACACGGCGGGAGACATGTTGCTGTGCAACGCCGCGAACGCACTGCGGCAGTTCAAAAAGGATACGATTCAGCTGTATCGGTTCGGCGGAGATGAATTCTTGGTGCTGGCGACGGAACTCGAAACGCGGGATTCCATGATAACCGTTTCGGACGTGATTATGGAGGCGTTTGAAACGGCGGAAATCAGCATATCCGCGGGAATTACGCTGTACCCCGACGACTCGATTCTGCCGGACCAACTGCTGAAATTTGCCGATATGGCCCTGCACGAAGTCAAAAAGCAAGGCAAACACAACTCACTGTTTTTTTCCCGCTCGATGCAGGATGAGTTTCTGAACCGGCTGAACATCGAAACGAAACTGCAGAAAGCGATAAACGGCCAATCTTTTGAAATGTATTTTCAGCCGCAAGTAGACATCTCGCGCAACAAACTGCGCGGATTCGAGGCGCTTATCCGCTGGTACGATCCGGAACTCGGCTGGATACCGCCGTCAAAATTCATTCCGATCGCCGAAGAAACGCGCCAAGTTATCGCATTAGGCGAATGGGTGCTTGAAACGGCGTGCAGAACCCTCAAGCGCTGGCAGGAGGAATACCGATTTACCGGCATCATATCCGTCAACATTTCTCCGGTTCAGCTGAAAAAGGCGTCGTTCATTTACGACCTTGAACAACTCATAGCCGAACAGGACATAGACCCCACCAAGCTGGAAATAGAAATCACCGAAGGCGTGTTTATTGAAAATATGGAATCCGTCGTGTCCATTTTGACGCAAATCAAAAGCATGGGCATCGGTATTTCGCTGGACGATTTCGGAACAGGTTATTCGTCTTTCAATTATTTGCAGATTCTACCGCTTACCGCGCTCAAAATCGACAAATCGTTCATTTCAAACATCGCGGCCCGGAACAGCGTTGAGGCGGATATTACCGACGCGATCGTAGCGCTCGTTACGAAACTCGGACTCGACACGATAGCCGAAGGCGTTGAAACGGTCGAACAGCTGCAAGTGCTGCAAAGCATAAACTGCCGCACGACCCAAGGATTTTTAACGGGAAAACCGATGCCGATCAGCTTGTGTGAAAAAATGCTTTCAGGCGACGAGTCGGCCATTCTGCGCATTGAAACGGAAAACCGTCAGCCGATCCGGTATTCGATATAG